The following proteins are encoded in a genomic region of Leptospira fainei serovar Hurstbridge str. BUT 6:
- a CDS encoding tetratricopeptide repeat protein, with protein sequence MKLPPVLNKNFLFIFLALFLTAACASRDFRKSTSQDAVLEKDLFTRQSIKRASKLINEGNSAFQKGKFDVSLEKGNQSIAVYPMAEGYYLVGSSEYKLGKSEEALKALKKGTELDPENEQILLTLGILYTAQGSNNEAVEVYAKLEKLPKIDAASYTFKKAVLLKTIGRYEDAYAALKTIPEDKFKFRAQLYMQLGDTAVQLKEYDEAEKYFEKARATDPELASAKQSASATRVASMLEKGNSALKSKNYKEAIVHFTAATQTDSKNPSPLVFLGNAKILAGDLDGAVKAFESSLRLKADYWEAYSGLAAAYNKSGNYPKAISTLEKAIPFFPKNAAVYNQIGLNQKALGEKARAMVSFTRARELDPAYKEPVLNLVYLLTSENRFKTARNELDTLKQDEEVKKVRSFLDVAELIYEGDQRLRKGDTKSARSYYEQAKVKDVNDPSVYTAFGRSYQISGDQKLSEQNFQKALALQKGNLPALQGLIRLYSSQKNQSKVAQYTKELEALTGNDPTSGIVLARTYEDKKEYEKAEGAYKNLLKKFPSNDAVQFRLAHLYYKLSLEENEKANYDSASTWLTKAEKLVKDLPELAEARQTIEQNRRFAEVIPSIRKANRFFDLKSYDKALPLYQTAYDKTKKLTLYIKIAECHLAMGNEEKGIYLLENSPEGSKNLASQEAINAFLLRKGEVDKAEKGFRKILEKKPDSYYSQYQLGIVYLQRQKYDSAIESFNRAWLLNPEFSAAKIGKGIAYYNGGKTKEAREEFESAMKSDSDNELAPYNIGIVLFNDNLLDQAANIFKDIIKKNPDFPDAYYQLSYIYFKRGDLESADAEIVKALDLERDEKFIHARIRILSELKQKNPGKAEYKKIALELGRELAEKYPNSPYSSHAERLVLSDDDSPVIIQPFPNRGALVGVPVVINDVLIMNYGTSLEALDKNRAIRIWRIATTKPYKSVIADKRVYVFTDKTLEIRDQNSGSLFNSLSLAGNFRKAQISGDRIIIETESSGKKTLTSYNDTFENRQTLSLEAKAWTVSRNGKILVQTVSGKENRIALLDANLSGSPQVAWSGKISIEPKLLGSSDDGAFYRIGDQILYISGNGKVSKSDAKDPALSLFSVRGNALWYAGKESLFRLEAGSSVPQNIKIQGKPLEGLLPGKAGDCILLYTDNTAVRYNNKGESIWTYSITQDKDSVYSLLYR encoded by the coding sequence ATGAAACTCCCTCCAGTTCTTAACAAAAACTTTCTATTTATATTTTTAGCTCTGTTTCTTACCGCCGCCTGCGCCTCCCGGGATTTTAGAAAATCGACGTCGCAAGATGCAGTTCTTGAAAAAGACCTATTCACGCGTCAAAGTATAAAGAGAGCGTCTAAGCTAATCAATGAAGGGAATTCCGCCTTTCAAAAAGGAAAATTTGACGTCTCGTTGGAAAAAGGGAATCAATCGATCGCGGTTTATCCTATGGCGGAGGGATATTATCTCGTCGGATCTTCCGAGTATAAATTGGGGAAATCCGAAGAGGCTTTAAAAGCTTTAAAAAAAGGAACCGAACTCGATCCTGAGAATGAGCAAATACTCTTAACTTTAGGAATTCTTTATACAGCCCAAGGTTCCAATAATGAAGCTGTGGAAGTCTACGCAAAGCTTGAAAAACTTCCGAAAATAGATGCGGCATCGTACACGTTTAAAAAAGCCGTTCTATTGAAGACAATCGGTCGATACGAAGATGCCTATGCTGCACTGAAAACGATCCCGGAAGACAAGTTTAAATTTAGAGCCCAGCTTTATATGCAACTCGGAGATACCGCCGTTCAACTAAAGGAATACGACGAAGCGGAAAAATATTTTGAAAAAGCGCGGGCAACTGATCCCGAGCTCGCTTCGGCTAAACAATCCGCTTCGGCTACTCGTGTCGCATCGATGCTTGAAAAAGGCAATTCGGCATTGAAGAGCAAAAATTACAAGGAAGCAATCGTTCATTTTACTGCCGCAACTCAGACGGATTCTAAAAATCCCTCTCCTTTAGTTTTCTTAGGCAATGCAAAGATACTCGCGGGTGATTTGGATGGGGCAGTAAAGGCCTTCGAATCTTCCTTAAGACTTAAGGCGGATTATTGGGAGGCCTATTCCGGCCTTGCGGCAGCCTATAATAAATCGGGAAATTATCCAAAGGCAATCTCAACGCTGGAGAAGGCGATTCCGTTCTTTCCGAAGAACGCGGCGGTCTATAACCAAATCGGATTGAATCAAAAGGCTTTGGGTGAAAAAGCGCGTGCTATGGTTTCGTTTACTCGGGCGAGGGAATTGGATCCTGCATATAAAGAGCCGGTTTTAAATTTAGTATATTTACTGACTTCGGAAAACCGATTTAAGACTGCAAGAAACGAACTAGATACTCTGAAGCAGGACGAAGAGGTCAAAAAAGTAAGATCATTCTTAGATGTAGCGGAACTTATCTATGAAGGCGATCAACGTCTGAGAAAGGGTGATACGAAATCCGCCAGAAGCTATTATGAGCAAGCCAAAGTAAAAGACGTTAACGATCCAAGCGTTTATACTGCCTTCGGTCGATCGTACCAAATTTCAGGGGATCAAAAACTTTCGGAACAGAATTTTCAAAAGGCCTTAGCTTTGCAGAAAGGAAATTTACCCGCTCTGCAGGGCTTGATTCGTCTTTATTCCTCCCAGAAAAATCAATCTAAGGTCGCGCAATATACGAAAGAGCTAGAAGCTCTTACCGGAAACGATCCCACATCCGGCATTGTTCTAGCGCGTACATACGAGGATAAGAAGGAATATGAAAAAGCGGAAGGTGCATATAAGAATCTTCTGAAAAAATTCCCTTCTAACGATGCGGTTCAGTTTAGACTTGCCCATCTTTATTATAAGCTTTCTCTCGAAGAGAATGAAAAAGCAAACTATGATTCGGCATCCACTTGGTTGACCAAAGCCGAGAAACTTGTTAAAGACTTACCGGAACTCGCCGAGGCTCGGCAGACGATCGAACAAAATAGAAGATTTGCGGAAGTCATACCGAGTATTAGAAAAGCAAATCGCTTTTTCGATCTTAAATCCTATGATAAGGCCTTGCCTCTTTATCAAACGGCTTATGATAAGACTAAGAAACTTACTCTCTATATAAAAATTGCCGAATGTCATTTGGCCATGGGCAACGAGGAAAAAGGAATTTATCTCCTGGAAAATTCTCCGGAAGGTTCGAAAAACCTTGCTTCGCAAGAGGCGATCAATGCGTTTCTTTTACGAAAAGGCGAAGTTGATAAGGCCGAGAAAGGTTTCCGAAAAATTTTAGAGAAAAAGCCGGATTCTTATTATAGTCAATATCAGTTAGGAATCGTATATCTTCAGCGCCAAAAGTACGATTCTGCTATCGAATCGTTTAACAGGGCTTGGTTACTAAATCCTGAATTCTCCGCGGCCAAGATCGGTAAGGGAATCGCGTATTATAATGGAGGAAAAACTAAGGAAGCAAGAGAAGAGTTTGAAAGCGCAATGAAATCGGACTCCGATAACGAACTTGCACCCTATAATATCGGGATCGTACTTTTTAACGATAACCTTCTGGATCAAGCAGCCAATATTTTCAAAGATATTATAAAGAAGAATCCTGATTTTCCGGATGCATATTATCAGCTTTCCTACATCTATTTCAAACGTGGAGATTTGGAGAGTGCCGATGCGGAAATAGTGAAAGCTTTGGACTTGGAGAGAGACGAAAAATTTATCCATGCCAGAATCCGAATATTGTCCGAGCTGAAGCAAAAGAATCCGGGAAAGGCGGAATACAAGAAAATCGCTCTCGAATTGGGGCGGGAGTTGGCTGAAAAATATCCGAATTCGCCCTATTCTTCCCACGCGGAACGACTCGTTTTATCCGACGACGATTCTCCGGTAATCATTCAACCGTTTCCGAATCGTGGAGCTTTAGTTGGAGTTCCAGTAGTGATAAACGATGTCTTGATTATGAATTACGGAACATCTCTTGAGGCTCTGGATAAAAATAGAGCGATTCGAATTTGGAGAATCGCCACAACGAAACCCTATAAATCCGTTATTGCCGACAAAAGAGTCTATGTGTTCACCGACAAAACATTGGAGATTCGTGATCAGAATTCCGGGTCACTCTTTAATTCTCTCTCCTTAGCCGGAAATTTTCGAAAAGCGCAAATTTCGGGAGATCGAATTATCATAGAAACCGAATCATCCGGTAAAAAAACTCTAACGAGCTACAACGATACTTTCGAGAATCGTCAAACATTGTCTTTAGAGGCAAAGGCTTGGACTGTCTCCAGAAACGGCAAGATACTGGTGCAGACTGTATCCGGTAAGGAGAATAGGATAGCTCTTTTAGATGCTAACCTTTCCGGTTCGCCTCAAGTAGCATGGAGTGGAAAAATTTCGATCGAACCTAAATTGCTGGGTTCGTCCGACGATGGCGCTTTCTATCGGATTGGTGATCAGATCCTTTATATTTCAGGAAATGGAAAAGTATCAAAATCCGATGCAAAAGACCCGGCTCTTTCTCTCTTCAGTGTTCGCGGTAACGCACTCTGGTATGCCGGAAAAGAGAGTTTATTTCGATTGGAAGCCGGTTCTTCTGTGCCACAGAATATAAAAATACAGGGGAAACCTTTAGAAGGTTTACTGCCGGGCAAAGCCGGCGATTGCATCTTGCTCTATACCGATAATACGGCAGTACGCTATAACAATAAAGGCGAAAGTATTTGGACGTATTCAATCACGCAGGACAAGGATAGCGTTTATTCCCTTTTGTACAGATAA
- the trmB gene encoding tRNA (guanine(46)-N(7))-methyltransferase TrmB, with the protein MTMDFRKKLWNIAGGIPFESDYFLRIDAESKLKKSDLFPNTFGTYYLELGSGWGEVAIELAKANPNTGFVLMEKKLDRIRKTIRSASKFELDNVRILSVNFNWFLEDIFEEGCFDEILLNFPDPWPKKRHHKHRTLSPRFLDSLNALLPSHGKFHFATDYGPYARKAISFFRNDSRFKTIGPEYSLSRSEFPISYFEKTKREEGSRIYYLDRERI; encoded by the coding sequence ATGACAATGGATTTTCGCAAAAAACTTTGGAACATTGCCGGTGGAATCCCGTTCGAATCCGATTATTTCCTACGAATCGATGCTGAAAGTAAATTAAAAAAATCCGATCTATTTCCAAATACCTTCGGGACATATTACCTAGAGCTGGGCTCCGGTTGGGGGGAAGTTGCGATAGAATTGGCGAAAGCCAATCCAAATACAGGATTCGTTTTAATGGAAAAAAAATTGGATCGCATACGTAAAACGATTCGGAGCGCGTCCAAGTTCGAACTCGATAATGTTCGGATTCTCTCGGTCAATTTTAATTGGTTTCTGGAAGATATCTTTGAAGAAGGTTGCTTTGATGAAATTTTGCTGAATTTTCCGGATCCTTGGCCTAAAAAACGCCATCATAAACATCGAACTTTGAGTCCTCGATTTCTCGATTCCCTGAATGCGCTACTTCCTTCACACGGAAAATTTCATTTCGCAACGGATTATGGTCCGTACGCCAGGAAGGCTATCTCCTTTTTTCGAAATGATTCAAGATTTAAAACAATCGGGCCGGAATATTCCTTATCCCGGTCCGAGTTTCCCATTTCATACTTCGAAAAGACAAAAAGAGAGGAAGGATCGCGCATCTATTATCTAGATCGCGAGCGCATTTAA
- a CDS encoding MBL fold metallo-hydrolase, with protein MKIKLYGVRGSLPTPLSTSDYTNKLEKILESASREFSKKEQKFSVSEFIGRLDRLLASPIGGNTTCIYVESSTRERLIIDCGSGMRQLGNDLLKEGIAKGGNISICLTHTHWDHIQGWPFFKPAYIPSVNIEFLSTIPNLKERLERQQHPENFPVTLDSMPSQKKFTLLEKNKPVKVGSFTITPFLLRHPGNCTGYHIEENGKSFLFCTDLEVREEDLDEIQELRKTFGKINLLVIDAQYSSEEAISKIGWGHTSGKIAVKCGEILGVDRLVLTHHEPDHSDEDIIRIFMSEKDGSSLQNIILAYEFDTFVL; from the coding sequence GTGAAAATAAAACTTTATGGCGTCCGGGGTTCCCTTCCCACTCCTCTCTCTACATCCGATTATACAAATAAATTGGAAAAAATTTTAGAAAGCGCCTCCCGGGAATTTTCTAAAAAAGAACAGAAATTTTCAGTCTCTGAGTTTATTGGCCGACTGGATCGACTTCTCGCTAGTCCGATCGGCGGAAATACGACGTGCATTTACGTCGAGTCTTCTACAAGGGAACGGCTTATTATCGATTGTGGTTCGGGAATGAGACAATTAGGAAATGACCTTCTGAAAGAGGGAATCGCAAAAGGCGGTAACATTTCCATCTGCCTTACGCATACGCATTGGGATCATATTCAGGGTTGGCCATTCTTTAAGCCCGCATACATCCCATCGGTAAATATCGAGTTTCTGTCAACGATACCGAATTTAAAGGAACGGCTTGAGCGTCAACAGCACCCCGAGAATTTTCCGGTGACTTTAGATTCCATGCCTTCCCAAAAGAAGTTTACTCTTTTGGAAAAAAATAAGCCGGTCAAAGTCGGCAGCTTTACAATAACTCCTTTTTTACTTAGGCACCCAGGCAATTGCACAGGTTATCATATCGAAGAAAACGGTAAAAGCTTCCTATTCTGCACCGATCTCGAAGTCAGGGAAGAGGATCTGGATGAAATTCAAGAACTTAGAAAAACCTTCGGTAAAATTAACCTGCTTGTGATCGATGCTCAATATAGCAGCGAAGAGGCAATTAGCAAAATTGGCTGGGGTCATACTTCCGGAAAAATAGCGGTAAAATGCGGTGAAATATTAGGGGTCGATCGTTTGGTTTTGACTCATCATGAACCGGATCATAGCGACGAAGATATTATAAGAATATTTATGTCTGAAAAAGACGGCAGCTCTCTGCAAAACATTATTCTAGCTTATGAATTTGATACGTTCGTTCTATAA
- a CDS encoding PilZ domain-containing protein: MQRLEIGEKTSSHGEPDALEDKRFYIRFRKENKVRISQGEEWLDGVLIDISMMGVSLFSGRDWPIGSRLKIMSQLFSCQLDAEIIRKDELQTGNRYALVFHDLTDSAIIEILNKIAMFRE, translated from the coding sequence ATGCAAAGACTAGAGATCGGGGAAAAGACGTCTTCCCATGGCGAACCCGATGCCTTAGAGGATAAAAGATTTTATATAAGATTCCGTAAGGAAAACAAAGTTCGAATTTCGCAAGGGGAAGAATGGTTGGATGGAGTTCTCATCGACATTTCGATGATGGGAGTTTCTTTGTTTTCGGGGAGAGATTGGCCGATAGGTTCGAGGCTGAAAATTATGTCTCAGCTATTCTCCTGCCAACTCGACGCGGAAATTATCCGAAAGGATGAATTGCAGACCGGCAATCGTTACGCTTTAGTTTTCCATGATTTAACGGATTCGGCGATAATTGAAATTTTAAATAAGATAGCGATGTTCCGAGAATGA
- the yihA gene encoding ribosome biogenesis GTP-binding protein YihA/YsxC, which yields MSEEVQETKPDPFFREVRFYSSYADAFKVPARGIPHIAFAGRSNSGKSRLLNAIVERKSLAKVSASPGKTKLLNFFLVSKSLYLVDTPGFGYSANSHKDHEQMMNLLMNYLNTARDLKCLFLLSDAQRELPEEELELIGTCFERGMKPVLIRTKVDKLNQSDLSKLRKKMKAIQGLYPMLEVVLVSPKFGKGLPELRKIIETMMKTIILPNEEEPIPDEAQGQG from the coding sequence ATGTCGGAAGAGGTTCAAGAGACGAAACCCGATCCATTCTTCCGGGAGGTAAGATTTTATTCCTCCTATGCCGATGCATTCAAAGTCCCTGCACGGGGTATTCCGCATATCGCGTTTGCAGGTCGGTCGAATTCCGGGAAATCGAGATTATTAAACGCCATCGTTGAACGAAAATCTTTAGCGAAAGTTTCCGCGTCTCCCGGTAAAACCAAACTTCTTAATTTCTTTCTCGTATCAAAATCCTTGTATTTAGTCGATACCCCCGGATTCGGTTATTCGGCTAATTCGCATAAAGATCATGAACAAATGATGAATTTGCTCATGAACTACTTGAATACCGCGAGAGACCTTAAATGTCTTTTTTTACTTTCGGACGCCCAAAGAGAATTGCCCGAAGAAGAGTTAGAGCTTATCGGAACCTGTTTTGAGCGGGGAATGAAACCCGTCTTAATTCGAACGAAAGTGGATAAGCTCAACCAATCCGATCTTTCCAAATTGAGAAAGAAAATGAAAGCGATCCAAGGTCTTTACCCGATGCTTGAAGTCGTACTTGTATCCCCAAAATTCGGAAAAGGTCTTCCGGAACTTAGAAAGATCATAGAAACAATGATGAAGACTATAATTTTACCGAACGAGGAAGAGCCTATTCCGGACGAAGCCCAGGGACAAGGATAA
- the tilS gene encoding tRNA lysidine(34) synthetase TilS encodes MPEEDKVFENSFSILWENLKQYQDLLRSKTAIIAYSGGKDSSLLLQFYVWLKKKNRLSKDPILFHLDHSIRDNSMQEASIVNYLEQLGFQFVVKKKNVPKFSLKTGFSLEESGRTIRYKNLHRIASELQGYIATGHHSEDYLETVLIQLIRGGGWNSLRTLNVFENNRFRPLMLLPEEDRKYLIENPGWPVFEDESNSSHLYLRNRIRLNMIPLLLKEGANSEKIYRNFHDLEPPRLKLKGKGAESSSGEERVRKIARQILESEPPTICKYILDLHLKSLNLHPVSSNFLKDLLSKIDSHSSFSLENKDAWFWKSVSSDLYILSKSAPFFREFSFDPETGFLRWNGKTKKIPRDCSPIPNQEGDKIRLGGIHRDLSELLREREIPVPVRKMLPILKRDGKTVMVCLRMWDARIEDIVSDDFRGAF; translated from the coding sequence ATGCCTGAGGAAGACAAAGTATTCGAGAATTCATTTTCCATTTTATGGGAAAATTTGAAGCAATACCAAGACCTACTTCGATCGAAAACCGCAATCATTGCATATTCGGGGGGAAAAGACTCTTCCCTATTACTGCAATTTTACGTATGGCTTAAGAAGAAAAATCGGCTATCGAAAGATCCTATCCTTTTTCATCTCGATCACTCTATCCGAGACAATTCAATGCAAGAAGCGTCCATTGTGAATTACCTCGAACAACTCGGGTTTCAATTCGTGGTCAAAAAAAAAAATGTTCCTAAGTTCTCTTTAAAAACGGGCTTCAGCCTCGAAGAATCCGGAAGAACTATTCGTTATAAAAACCTTCATCGTATAGCGAGCGAATTGCAAGGCTATATCGCTACCGGTCATCATTCCGAGGATTACCTTGAGACGGTGCTCATCCAGCTGATTCGAGGCGGGGGATGGAATTCACTCAGAACTTTGAACGTTTTTGAGAATAACCGGTTTAGGCCTCTTATGCTTCTTCCTGAAGAGGACAGAAAATACCTTATCGAAAATCCGGGCTGGCCCGTTTTTGAGGATGAATCCAATAGCTCGCATTTGTACCTTAGAAATAGAATTAGATTGAATATGATTCCGCTTCTATTGAAAGAAGGCGCAAATTCGGAAAAAATTTATCGCAATTTCCACGATTTGGAACCGCCTCGACTCAAATTAAAAGGAAAAGGCGCAGAGTCCTCTTCGGGCGAGGAAAGGGTTCGGAAGATCGCTAGGCAAATTTTAGAATCGGAACCTCCGACGATTTGCAAATATATCCTAGACTTGCACCTTAAAAGCTTAAATTTACATCCGGTTTCGAGTAACTTTTTAAAGGACCTATTATCCAAAATAGATTCTCATTCTTCGTTTTCTTTGGAAAATAAAGATGCTTGGTTTTGGAAAAGCGTTTCGTCTGATCTCTATATACTATCGAAAAGTGCGCCTTTTTTTCGGGAATTTTCATTCGATCCCGAAACCGGATTTTTACGATGGAACGGAAAAACGAAAAAAATCCCGCGAGATTGTTCTCCGATCCCTAACCAGGAGGGGGATAAAATTCGGCTGGGGGGAATCCATAGGGATCTGTCCGAGTTGCTTCGCGAAAGAGAGATTCCGGTTCCGGTCAGAAAAATGCTACCCATTCTGAAACGGGACGGGAAAACTGTAATGGTCTGTCTCCGTATGTGGGATGCTAGGATCGAGGATATCGTATCCGATGATTTCCGAGGAGCGTTTTAA
- a CDS encoding SpoIIE family protein phosphatase, with the protein MSCVFCGEERIPDGIFQTGKFFCRSCTREWILEKRKNTRARPPDGPSLTNEVLLEFLSLFNTSPSLDDLLQNFTNLAFRKLGLPGISVMVYEPRLDRILVKSCKNRQGPSLERLAFRMEIKKGEDSGPLSQCVETCQSVYYKFVEQKHKQIKQYGRLNRVVSALCIPIHLKKEVLGLINVDYEKDDPYQVEKDKYFLELIASQFATTLKNRILFEVSQTQSRNFRNLHSAALKLSSLGFKYRTEIFRVILLSLTEFSESEIYGILEKHSFDERKNSIKGHFLTGSPTAPELKLNRELKGDWEILSANRDDDGVLLLDTSELPDWKRLGFGKKNLALLPVLNSENSNIWILLAKDPALHWSPEEVEVLNAFAIQSGISIQNFNLFHQRAEKERMDREIEIARELQRSLLPRKIPDQKGYEFGGLMIPAVGVGGDYYDFITDPADNETYICIGDVSGKGVPAGIVMATVRTVIHSLVRRNPSTWEIIGTVNTYLYQNYFKDSLFPRFMSLTMIHWNRNENRFLFSGGGQGNIFVYRASSGVLEEIVTGGIVLGIDPNITEFENQGEFSLDRGDFFLMGTDGIWEALNPLGERYEMERLKACILKNRNESLPLLLDKILIDIKYFTGEREQADDITLVGLRRLK; encoded by the coding sequence ATGTCCTGTGTGTTTTGCGGCGAAGAACGGATTCCCGATGGGATTTTTCAAACCGGTAAGTTCTTTTGCAGATCCTGCACACGGGAATGGATCCTCGAAAAACGAAAGAACACTCGTGCACGCCCTCCTGATGGACCTAGTCTTACGAACGAGGTGCTTTTAGAATTTTTATCCTTATTTAATACAAGTCCCAGCCTTGACGACCTTCTTCAAAACTTTACGAACCTTGCATTTAGAAAGCTGGGTTTACCCGGAATTTCCGTAATGGTCTACGAACCGCGATTGGATAGGATTCTCGTAAAGTCTTGCAAGAACAGACAAGGTCCCTCTTTAGAACGGCTAGCCTTTCGAATGGAAATTAAAAAAGGAGAGGATAGCGGTCCCCTGAGTCAATGCGTGGAAACATGCCAATCCGTATATTATAAATTCGTAGAACAAAAGCATAAACAGATCAAGCAGTACGGCCGCTTAAATCGAGTAGTGTCCGCACTTTGCATTCCGATTCATTTAAAGAAAGAAGTGTTAGGCCTTATTAATGTGGATTATGAGAAAGATGATCCGTATCAAGTGGAGAAGGACAAATATTTTTTAGAACTGATCGCAAGCCAATTCGCCACTACTTTAAAAAATAGAATTCTTTTCGAAGTTTCCCAAACGCAATCTAGAAACTTCCGCAATTTGCATTCCGCAGCGTTAAAATTGAGCAGCTTAGGATTCAAATACAGAACCGAAATATTTAGAGTTATCCTTTTATCTTTAACCGAGTTCTCCGAAAGCGAGATATATGGAATTCTTGAAAAACATTCCTTCGATGAAAGAAAGAATTCGATCAAAGGCCATTTTTTAACGGGAAGTCCGACAGCGCCTGAATTAAAGTTAAATAGAGAGTTAAAAGGGGACTGGGAAATTCTTTCCGCAAATAGAGACGACGACGGCGTTTTACTTTTAGATACCTCGGAGCTGCCAGATTGGAAACGTCTCGGTTTCGGAAAGAAAAATTTAGCCCTTTTACCCGTTCTGAATTCCGAGAATTCGAATATATGGATTTTATTGGCAAAAGATCCTGCCCTTCATTGGAGTCCTGAAGAAGTCGAAGTACTAAATGCTTTTGCTATTCAATCGGGAATTTCGATCCAAAATTTCAATTTGTTCCATCAGCGCGCCGAGAAAGAAAGAATGGATAGGGAAATCGAGATCGCGAGAGAATTGCAAAGGTCCCTTCTTCCAAGAAAAATTCCCGATCAAAAAGGATATGAATTCGGAGGTCTGATGATTCCCGCGGTTGGCGTCGGCGGGGATTATTATGATTTTATAACGGATCCCGCCGATAACGAGACGTATATTTGTATCGGGGATGTTAGCGGTAAGGGAGTTCCTGCGGGGATAGTAATGGCTACGGTGCGAACAGTCATACATTCGCTAGTTCGAAGAAACCCAAGTACTTGGGAAATTATCGGAACCGTTAACACTTACTTGTATCAAAATTACTTTAAAGATTCTTTATTTCCCAGATTCATGTCTCTAACGATGATTCATTGGAACCGGAATGAGAATCGATTCCTATTCAGCGGTGGCGGTCAAGGAAATATCTTTGTATATAGGGCATCATCGGGAGTTCTGGAAGAGATCGTAACGGGCGGTATCGTTCTCGGAATTGATCCGAATATCACGGAGTTCGAAAATCAAGGCGAGTTCTCCCTTGACCGGGGAGACTTTTTCTTAATGGGAACGGATGGAATTTGGGAAGCCTTGAATCCCCTCGGTGAACGATACGAAATGGAACGGCTGAAAGCCTGCATTCTTAAAAACCGCAACGAGTCGTTACCGCTTTTATTGGACAAAATTCTAATCGATATAAAATACTTTACCGGAGAGCGGGAACAAGCCGACGACATTACTTTGGTTGGCCTGAGACGGCTAAAGTAG